One Mycolicibacterium crocinum DNA window includes the following coding sequences:
- a CDS encoding transglycosylase family protein has translation MSTLRRIVTLAAISGALALAGFVLSMGNASADSGVNWDAVAQCESGGNWAANTGNGFSGGLQFSDATWKANGGIGSAAHASREEQIRVAENVARKQGMGAWPKCGQAAGTPAFATPVSAGAAPAQGGACANVMSGPFKSIDFNKMCQAFHDPGRAIANALGLH, from the coding sequence ATGAGCACTTTGCGCAGGATCGTCACCCTCGCAGCCATCTCCGGAGCGCTTGCCCTCGCCGGATTCGTTCTGAGCATGGGAAATGCCAGTGCAGACAGCGGTGTGAACTGGGACGCGGTCGCACAGTGCGAGTCCGGTGGCAACTGGGCCGCCAACACCGGCAACGGGTTCTCCGGTGGCCTGCAGTTCAGCGACGCCACCTGGAAGGCCAACGGCGGCATCGGCAGCGCCGCCCACGCATCGCGTGAGGAGCAGATCCGGGTCGCCGAGAACGTCGCCCGCAAGCAGGGCATGGGCGCATGGCCCAAGTGCGGTCAGGCCGCCGGCACCCCGGCGTTCGCCACCCCGGTCTCCGCTGGTGCCGCCCCGGCTCAGGGCGGTGCGTGCGCCAATGTCATGAGCGGCCCGTTCAAGTCGATCGACTTCAACAAGATGTGCCAGGCCTTCCACGATCCGGGCCGCGCGATCGCCAACGCCCTCGGACTCCACTAA
- a CDS encoding transglycosylase family protein has translation MNNVRKTLARSLGMAAIGGAAVIAPLTIGTGTASADGMNWDAVAACESGGNWAINTGNGYYGGLQFTLGTWRANGGSGSPHQASREEQIRVAENVLRSQGRGAWPVCGRRG, from the coding sequence TTGAACAACGTCCGCAAGACACTCGCTCGCTCTCTCGGCATGGCCGCCATCGGTGGCGCAGCCGTCATAGCTCCCCTGACCATCGGCACCGGCACCGCTTCGGCCGACGGCATGAACTGGGACGCGGTCGCAGCGTGCGAGTCCGGCGGCAACTGGGCGATCAACACGGGTAACGGCTACTACGGCGGCCTGCAGTTCACCTTGGGCACTTGGCGCGCCAACGGTGGTTCGGGCTCGCCGCATCAGGCTTCGCGCGAGGAGCAGATCCGCGTGGCGGAGAACGTCCTGCGTAGCCAGGGCCGCGGCGCCTGGCCGGTGTGCGGCCGACGCGGCTGA
- the mobA gene encoding molybdenum cofactor guanylyltransferase — protein sequence MSTPAPLAAVVLAGGASRRMGRDKATLPHPDGGTTMVEYTVSVLSSRCTPVFVIAAPGQALPALNAEVLRDEVRGVGPLLATGRGLRAAAAAGVERAFVCAVDMPFLSTDVIDELAPHRGVDIVLPWDGRDHYLAGIYRTDLADHIDALVSAGQRSMRALADTVVTQRIVIPESRSLANVNSPTDLAQQIAG from the coding sequence GTGAGCACGCCCGCCCCGCTGGCCGCCGTAGTACTGGCTGGTGGGGCGTCGCGGCGCATGGGCCGGGACAAAGCCACGCTGCCGCATCCCGACGGCGGCACCACGATGGTCGAGTACACCGTCTCCGTGCTGAGCTCTCGCTGTACGCCGGTGTTCGTGATCGCCGCACCCGGTCAGGCGCTGCCCGCGCTGAACGCGGAGGTGTTGCGTGACGAGGTGCGGGGAGTGGGACCGCTGTTGGCCACCGGACGCGGGCTTCGGGCCGCCGCCGCGGCCGGGGTGGAGCGTGCCTTCGTCTGCGCCGTCGACATGCCTTTTCTGTCCACTGACGTCATCGACGAACTCGCGCCTCATCGAGGTGTCGACATCGTGTTGCCCTGGGATGGCCGCGATCATTACCTGGCCGGTATCTACCGCACCGACCTGGCGGACCACATCGATGCCTTGGTTTCGGCCGGGCAGAGAAGCATGCGCGCGCTGGCGGACACGGTCGTCACCCAGCGGATCGTGATCCCGGAAAGCCGGTCGCTGGCCAACGTCAATTCACCGACCGATCTGGCGCAGCAAATCGCCGGATAA
- a CDS encoding FAD-dependent oxidoreductase yields the protein MAEIAVVGAGIAGLATAAALTQCGHSVTVIEERTDTSSGAGISIWPNALAALDHLGLGDEVRAARGRITAGAMRWKDGRWLRRPAGERIVTALGEPLVVLQRAALRDILTGALAAGTVVDGLAVRELSSTPTGMRLLLTDSSTRDVDAVVGADGTGSVVARHLNGPLPNRYAGYTAWRGVAAFSIDPDLAGETMGAGAEVGHVPMGADRTYWFATERAPEGASAPQGELTYLRANFGSWAAPIPAMLAATEPADVLRNDLYDRSPAARWAAGPVVLVGDAAHPMRPHLGQGGCQALEDAAVLGAFVELSPDLPAAFAAFASFRRSRVRAIARESRFIGRVVNLRPAALSALASRASVVLPEFVVTRHLASIAARSAFRLPTRNDAQLA from the coding sequence ATGGCCGAGATCGCAGTCGTCGGAGCGGGCATTGCCGGACTCGCCACAGCTGCGGCGCTGACCCAGTGCGGTCATTCCGTCACAGTGATCGAAGAGCGCACCGACACCAGCTCGGGTGCCGGCATCAGCATCTGGCCCAACGCGCTCGCCGCCCTCGATCACCTCGGCCTCGGTGATGAGGTGCGGGCCGCGCGCGGCCGGATCACCGCCGGTGCCATGCGATGGAAGGACGGCCGGTGGCTGCGCCGCCCCGCTGGCGAGCGGATCGTCACCGCGTTGGGCGAACCGCTGGTGGTCCTGCAGCGCGCCGCACTACGCGACATCCTCACCGGAGCGCTCGCGGCGGGAACCGTCGTCGACGGGCTGGCGGTCCGCGAGCTGAGCTCCACACCCACCGGGATGCGGCTGCTCCTCACGGACTCCTCCACCCGCGACGTCGACGCGGTGGTCGGCGCCGACGGCACCGGTTCGGTGGTGGCCCGCCACCTCAACGGCCCGCTGCCCAACCGCTACGCCGGGTACACGGCCTGGCGCGGGGTCGCGGCGTTCTCCATCGACCCCGACTTGGCGGGTGAGACCATGGGCGCCGGGGCGGAGGTCGGCCACGTCCCGATGGGAGCCGACCGGACGTACTGGTTCGCGACCGAACGCGCTCCGGAGGGCGCGTCGGCGCCACAGGGCGAGCTCACGTATCTGCGGGCCAACTTCGGGTCGTGGGCCGCGCCGATCCCCGCGATGCTGGCCGCCACCGAGCCCGCCGACGTGCTGCGCAACGACCTCTACGACCGCAGCCCCGCCGCACGCTGGGCGGCGGGACCGGTGGTGCTGGTCGGCGACGCCGCCCACCCCATGCGGCCGCATCTGGGCCAGGGCGGCTGTCAGGCGCTGGAGGATGCCGCCGTTCTGGGCGCGTTCGTCGAGCTGTCCCCCGATCTGCCGGCGGCCTTCGCCGCGTTCGCATCGTTTCGCCGCAGCCGGGTGCGAGCGATCGCCAGGGAATCCCGGTTCATCGGCCGGGTGGTCAATCTGCGGCCGGCGGCTTTGAGCGCGCTGGCCAGCCGGGCATCGGTCGTCTTGCCGGAGTTCGTGGTGACCCGCCACCTGGCGTCGATCGCCGCGCGGTCGGCATTCCGGCTGCCCACACGCAACGACGCCCAGCTGGCCTGA
- a CDS encoding 2-oxoacid:acceptor oxidoreductase subunit alpha — MGPNGNGATGNRQKLEKVVIRFAGDSGDGMQLTGDRFTSEAALFGNDLATQPNYPAEIRAPQGTLPGVSSFQIQIADYDILTAGDRPDVLVAMNPAALKANIGDLPRGGLVIANSDEFTKRNLAKVGYENNPLETGELDDYVVQAVAMTTLTLGAVEAIGATKKDGQRAKNMFALGLLSWMYGRPIETSETFIREKFARKPDVAEANVLALKAGWNYGETTEAFGTTYEISPAKLAPGEYRQISGNTALAYGVIAAGQLADTQVVLGTYPITPASDILHELSKHKNFNILTFQAEDEIAGVGAAIGASYGGALGVTSTSGPGISLKSEAIGLAMMAELPLLVIDVQRGGPSTGLPTKTEQADLLQVMFGRNGESPVAVLAASTPSDCFEVAIEAARIALTYRTPVILLSDGAIANGSEPWRIPDIGEFEPIESNHAKAGEPFQPYARDPETLARQFAVPGTPGLEHRIGGLESANGSGNISYEPANHDLMVRLRQAKIAGITVPDITVDDPTGDAELLILGWGSSFGPIGEACRRARRRGIKVAQAHLRHLNPLPANLGEVLRKYPNVVVPEMNLGQLALLLRGTYLVDVQSVTKVEGMAFLADELEGIIDAALDGTLAEKESDKAKFARLAAATVSTGTDVGAGVNA; from the coding sequence GTGGGTCCGAACGGCAACGGGGCTACGGGTAACCGGCAGAAGCTCGAAAAGGTCGTCATCCGGTTTGCCGGTGACTCCGGCGACGGCATGCAGCTGACCGGTGACCGCTTCACCTCTGAGGCCGCGCTCTTCGGCAATGACCTTGCGACGCAACCGAATTACCCCGCCGAAATCCGCGCGCCACAGGGCACGCTGCCCGGCGTCTCGTCCTTCCAGATCCAGATCGCCGACTACGACATCCTCACCGCCGGTGACCGTCCCGACGTGCTGGTCGCGATGAACCCCGCGGCGCTGAAGGCCAACATCGGCGACCTGCCGCGCGGTGGTCTGGTGATCGCGAACTCCGACGAGTTCACCAAGCGCAACCTCGCGAAGGTCGGCTACGAGAACAACCCGCTCGAAACCGGTGAGCTCGACGACTACGTCGTGCAGGCCGTTGCGATGACCACGCTGACCCTCGGTGCCGTCGAGGCGATCGGCGCCACCAAGAAGGACGGCCAGCGCGCCAAGAACATGTTCGCGCTCGGGCTGCTGTCGTGGATGTACGGCCGGCCGATCGAGACCAGCGAGACGTTCATCCGGGAGAAGTTCGCACGCAAGCCCGATGTCGCCGAGGCCAATGTCCTCGCGCTGAAGGCGGGCTGGAACTACGGCGAGACCACCGAGGCGTTTGGCACCACCTACGAGATCTCCCCGGCCAAGCTGGCCCCGGGCGAGTACCGGCAGATCTCCGGCAACACGGCCCTGGCCTACGGCGTGATCGCCGCCGGTCAGCTTGCCGACACCCAGGTGGTGCTCGGCACCTACCCGATCACCCCGGCGTCGGACATCCTGCACGAGCTGTCCAAGCACAAGAACTTCAACATCCTGACCTTCCAGGCCGAGGACGAGATCGCCGGCGTCGGCGCCGCGATCGGCGCGTCCTACGGCGGCGCACTGGGCGTGACCAGCACGTCGGGCCCGGGCATCTCGCTGAAGTCCGAGGCCATCGGCCTGGCCATGATGGCCGAGCTGCCGCTGCTGGTGATCGATGTGCAGCGTGGCGGGCCGTCCACCGGTCTGCCCACCAAGACCGAGCAGGCCGATCTGCTGCAGGTGATGTTCGGCCGTAACGGCGAATCGCCGGTGGCCGTGCTGGCCGCCAGCACCCCGTCGGACTGCTTCGAGGTGGCCATCGAGGCCGCCCGCATCGCGCTGACCTACCGCACGCCGGTGATCCTGCTGTCCGATGGCGCGATCGCCAACGGTTCTGAGCCGTGGCGCATCCCGGACATCGGCGAATTCGAGCCGATCGAGTCCAACCACGCCAAGGCCGGCGAGCCATTCCAGCCCTACGCCCGCGACCCGGAGACGCTTGCCCGCCAGTTCGCGGTTCCGGGTACGCCCGGGCTGGAGCACCGCATCGGCGGCCTGGAATCGGCCAACGGGTCCGGCAACATCTCCTATGAGCCCGCCAACCACGACCTCATGGTCCGGTTGCGGCAGGCCAAGATCGCCGGCATCACGGTGCCCGACATCACCGTCGACGACCCGACCGGTGATGCCGAGTTGCTGATCCTCGGATGGGGAAGCTCGTTCGGACCGATCGGTGAAGCATGCCGACGGGCGCGTCGGCGCGGCATCAAGGTCGCCCAGGCGCACCTGCGGCACCTCAACCCGCTGCCGGCCAACCTCGGCGAGGTACTGCGCAAGTACCCGAACGTGGTGGTCCCGGAGATGAACCTCGGCCAGTTGGCGCTGCTGCTGCGCGGCACGTATCTGGTCGACGTCCAGTCGGTCACCAAGGTGGAGGGCATGGCGTTCCTGGCCGACGAGCTGGAAGGCATCATCGATGCCGCGCTCGACGGGACGCTGGCTGAAAAGGAAAGCGACAAAGCGAAATTCGCCAGGCTTGCGGCAGCTACCGTGAGTACCGGCACAGATGTTGGCGCGGGAGTGAACGCATGA
- a CDS encoding S9 family peptidase codes for MTSGPFHDLDDYIALPRVSGLAVSADGSRVVTTIAELNAAKTEYVTALWELDPAGVAPARRLTRGAKGEAAPTFTADGDLLFTAVRPTEDDDKPPAALWLLPAAGGESVQLAELPAGIAAVRTARSAPTVVIGAPLLQSSDTVDDERRLRKLRKDNKISAILHTGYPVRHWDKDLGPEQTHLFRVAADGGLTDVTRNPGPALGEADFAVSPDGTFAVATWRVPAPGVALRSVLMHIDLQTGERSVIADDPFADLEHPAISPDGTQVAFTRETASTPEQAPRITLCHLDLRSGDWSELATGWDRWPASVTWAHDGSTIVVTADDNGRCPIFGVSLDGAVRQLTEDDFSYSNVIAAPDGTLYALRTSYAAPPHPVRIDPGGAITELPCVDTPELPGELTELVATTDDGTTVRSWLVLPSTDQPAPLLLWIHGGPLGSWNVWSWRWNPWLMAARGYAVLLPDPALSTGYGQDFIQRGWGAWGGPPYEDLMAAVDAAVADPRIDESRTAAMGGSFGGYMANWVAGHTDRFAAIVTHASLWALDQFGPTTDGAYYWAREMTPAMAQANSPHHFVEQITTPMLVIHGDKDYRVPIGEALRLWYELLTASGLPAADDGTSAHRFLYFPSENHWVLSPQHAKIWYQVVTAFLAEHVLGEPAQFPETLG; via the coding sequence ATGACCTCGGGCCCATTCCACGATCTCGACGACTACATCGCCCTGCCGCGCGTTTCCGGGCTGGCGGTATCGGCGGACGGATCGCGCGTCGTCACGACCATTGCCGAACTCAACGCCGCCAAGACCGAATACGTCACCGCGCTCTGGGAGCTCGACCCCGCGGGGGTGGCCCCGGCGCGTCGTCTGACGCGCGGTGCGAAAGGCGAAGCCGCACCGACCTTCACCGCCGACGGTGATCTCTTGTTCACCGCGGTGCGCCCGACCGAGGACGACGACAAGCCGCCGGCCGCGCTCTGGCTGCTGCCTGCCGCCGGTGGGGAGTCCGTCCAGCTGGCCGAGCTGCCGGCCGGCATCGCCGCCGTGCGGACGGCGCGCAGCGCACCCACCGTCGTGATCGGCGCGCCGCTGCTGCAGTCCTCGGACACCGTCGATGACGAACGCCGACTACGAAAACTGCGTAAGGACAACAAGATCAGCGCGATCTTGCACACCGGCTATCCGGTACGGCACTGGGACAAGGACCTGGGTCCGGAGCAGACCCACCTGTTCCGGGTTGCCGCCGACGGCGGCCTCACCGACGTGACCCGAAACCCCGGGCCGGCCCTCGGCGAGGCGGACTTCGCCGTCAGTCCGGACGGTACCTTCGCGGTGGCGACCTGGCGAGTGCCCGCGCCGGGCGTGGCGCTGCGGTCGGTGCTGATGCACATCGACCTGCAGACCGGCGAACGCTCTGTGATCGCCGACGATCCCTTCGCCGATCTGGAGCACCCCGCGATATCGCCGGACGGAACACAGGTGGCCTTCACTCGGGAGACCGCGTCCACTCCCGAGCAGGCTCCCCGAATCACGTTGTGCCACCTCGATTTAAGATCGGGCGACTGGTCGGAGCTCGCCACCGGATGGGATCGGTGGCCGGCATCTGTGACGTGGGCGCACGACGGCTCGACGATCGTGGTCACCGCAGACGACAACGGACGATGCCCGATTTTCGGGGTCAGCCTCGACGGGGCAGTCCGGCAGCTCACAGAAGACGACTTCAGCTACAGCAATGTCATCGCCGCGCCGGACGGAACGCTCTACGCACTGCGGACCTCCTACGCGGCGCCACCGCATCCCGTGCGCATCGATCCCGGCGGAGCGATCACCGAGCTGCCCTGTGTCGACACCCCGGAGCTGCCGGGCGAATTGACCGAGCTCGTCGCCACCACCGACGACGGCACGACCGTACGGTCCTGGCTGGTGCTGCCTTCCACGGATCAGCCTGCGCCGCTGTTGCTGTGGATCCACGGCGGACCGTTGGGCAGCTGGAACGTGTGGTCGTGGCGATGGAATCCGTGGCTGATGGCCGCCCGCGGGTATGCGGTGCTGCTGCCCGACCCCGCACTGTCGACTGGATATGGGCAGGACTTCATCCAGCGCGGTTGGGGTGCGTGGGGCGGGCCGCCCTACGAGGATCTGATGGCCGCCGTCGACGCCGCGGTGGCCGACCCACGCATCGACGAAAGCCGCACCGCGGCCATGGGCGGGTCGTTCGGCGGCTACATGGCCAACTGGGTGGCCGGCCACACCGACCGCTTCGCGGCGATCGTCACGCACGCGAGCCTGTGGGCGCTCGACCAGTTCGGCCCGACCACCGACGGTGCCTACTACTGGGCTCGGGAGATGACACCGGCCATGGCACAAGCGAATTCGCCGCACCATTTCGTCGAACAGATCACCACCCCGATGCTGGTGATCCACGGCGACAAGGACTATCGAGTGCCGATCGGCGAGGCGCTGCGGCTGTGGTACGAACTGCTGACCGCCTCCGGCCTGCCGGCCGCCGACGACGGCACCTCGGCGCACCGGTTCCTGTATTTCCCGTCGGAGAATCACTGGGTGCTCTCTCCGCAGCATGCCAAGATCTGGTACCAGGTCGTCACCGCGTTCCTGGCCGAGCACGTGCTGGGGGAGCCCGCGCAGTTCCCGGAAACGCTGGGCTGA
- a CDS encoding 2-oxoacid:ferredoxin oxidoreductase subunit beta encodes MTDLIGSDLLAPSVSKTAWVPTTDEPQKAKDFTSDQEVRWCPGCGDYVILNTIRNFLPDLGLRRENIAFISGIGCSSRFPYYLETYGFHSIHGRAPTIATGLALARPDLSVWVVTGDGDALSIGGNHLIHALRRNVNITILLFNNRIYGLTKGQYSPTSEVGKVTKSTPMGSLDHPFNPVSLALGAEATFVGRALDSDRKGLSEVLKAAAEHRGAALVEIMQDCPIFNDGSFDLLRKEGAEERIINVRQGEPVTFGANGEYCVVKTGFGLDVAKTADVAASDIVVHDATIADSAYAFALSRLSDQNLEHTVMGVFRQVNRPTYDDAARDQVRLAREATPHDRHALQSLLRGRDTWTVD; translated from the coding sequence ATGACTGACCTGATCGGCTCGGACCTGCTGGCACCGAGTGTGTCCAAGACGGCGTGGGTGCCGACCACCGACGAGCCGCAGAAGGCCAAGGACTTCACCAGTGACCAGGAGGTCCGCTGGTGCCCCGGTTGCGGGGACTACGTCATCCTCAACACGATCCGCAACTTCTTGCCGGATCTTGGTCTGCGCCGGGAGAACATCGCGTTCATCAGCGGTATCGGCTGCTCGAGCCGCTTCCCGTACTACCTGGAGACCTACGGCTTCCACTCGATCCATGGTCGCGCCCCGACCATCGCCACCGGCTTGGCGCTGGCCCGGCCGGATCTGTCGGTGTGGGTGGTGACCGGTGACGGTGACGCGCTCTCGATCGGTGGCAACCACCTGATCCATGCGCTGCGCCGCAACGTCAACATCACGATCCTGCTATTCAACAACCGGATCTACGGGCTGACCAAGGGCCAGTACTCACCGACCTCCGAGGTCGGCAAGGTCACCAAGTCCACTCCGATGGGCTCGTTGGATCATCCGTTCAACCCGGTCTCGCTGGCGCTGGGCGCCGAGGCGACGTTCGTCGGCCGGGCGCTGGACTCCGACCGCAAGGGCCTGTCCGAGGTGCTGAAGGCGGCTGCCGAGCACCGCGGTGCCGCGCTGGTCGAGATCATGCAGGACTGCCCGATCTTCAACGACGGTTCCTTCGACCTGCTTCGCAAGGAAGGCGCCGAGGAGCGGATCATCAACGTCCGCCAGGGCGAGCCGGTCACGTTCGGCGCAAACGGCGAGTACTGCGTGGTCAAGACGGGGTTCGGACTGGACGTCGCGAAGACCGCCGACGTGGCGGCCTCCGACATCGTGGTGCATGACGCGACGATCGCGGACTCCGCCTACGCGTTCGCGCTGTCGCGACTGAGCGACCAGAACCTCGAGCACACCGTGATGGGTGTCTTCCGTCAGGTCAACCGGCCGACGTACGACGACGCCGCCCGTGACCAGGTCCGCCTGGCCCGGGAGGCCACCCCGCACGACCGGCACGCGCTGCAATCGCTGCTGCGTGGCCGCGACACCTGGACCGTCGACTAA